Proteins from one Acidaminococcales bacterium genomic window:
- a CDS encoding ABC transporter substrate-binding protein, which translates to MKKRFIFALAVLALCFLAAACGGGTQGGGQPAAKWDGVVNISLHQDPPKLDPSQSNAFVERHVFQSIFDKLADLNEKGEIIPMLAEKWEISPDGKKYTFYLRKNVKFHDGTDFNAEAVKFNFERNMSPSSIRKNELKEVDKIVVVNSGTIEISLKNAFAPFLSILTDRAGMMVSPAAATKLGPDFMSGPVGTGPFVYKERVKGSTITLEKNKNYWVPGAPKADKIVYKIIADANVALVNLKSGQLDITNRFPFNEANNYANDPKITVINIPSPGFRGMSINVTKAPLSNPLARQAIEALIDRDAIVKVALHGIGTPGRSPFPPTNLAYSDLDKPGKPDLAKAKELLAKAGLEKGFSFTITTDTDPVSSQVAQMVQNMLKPAGINVSLQKVDFGTMLDNATKGLDDASFINWSGRIDPDQNAYDRFVTNGSVNFMKYSNPEMDKLLDASRKETDTAKRKALYDQVVALAIKDSPYIFFYHEHNIFGALKTVKGFIPVSDGMIRTVNLSK; encoded by the coding sequence ATGAAAAAAAGGTTTATATTTGCTTTGGCGGTTTTGGCGCTGTGCTTTTTGGCTGCGGCCTGCGGGGGAGGCACTCAGGGCGGCGGCCAGCCGGCGGCGAAGTGGGACGGCGTGGTCAACATTTCCCTGCATCAGGACCCGCCTAAACTTGACCCGTCGCAATCCAACGCTTTTGTGGAAAGGCACGTTTTCCAGAGTATTTTTGACAAGTTGGCCGATTTGAACGAAAAAGGCGAGATCATACCAATGCTGGCGGAAAAATGGGAAATTTCCCCTGACGGCAAAAAATACACCTTCTATTTGCGCAAAAACGTAAAATTCCATGACGGTACGGATTTCAACGCGGAAGCGGTAAAATTCAACTTTGAGCGCAACATGTCGCCAAGTTCCATCAGGAAAAACGAACTCAAAGAAGTAGACAAGATTGTCGTCGTCAATAGCGGCACCATCGAAATAAGCCTGAAAAACGCTTTCGCGCCTTTTTTGTCGATACTGACCGATCGCGCGGGCATGATGGTTTCGCCGGCCGCGGCCACCAAACTGGGGCCGGATTTTATGAGCGGGCCAGTCGGCACAGGGCCGTTCGTGTACAAAGAAAGGGTGAAAGGCTCGACCATAACGCTGGAGAAAAATAAAAATTACTGGGTGCCCGGCGCGCCCAAAGCGGACAAGATAGTTTACAAGATAATTGCCGACGCCAACGTGGCTTTGGTCAACTTAAAGAGCGGACAACTGGACATTACCAACCGGTTTCCTTTTAACGAGGCGAACAATTACGCCAACGACCCCAAGATTACTGTCATAAACATTCCCAGCCCGGGTTTCCGGGGCATGTCGATCAACGTAACCAAAGCCCCGCTTTCCAATCCGCTGGCGCGCCAGGCCATAGAGGCGCTCATTGACCGGGATGCCATTGTCAAAGTCGCCTTGCACGGCATAGGCACGCCGGGGCGCTCGCCTTTCCCGCCGACCAATCTGGCTTACAGCGACCTTGACAAGCCGGGCAAACCGGATTTGGCAAAGGCCAAGGAGCTATTGGCCAAAGCCGGCTTGGAAAAGGGGTTCAGTTTCACCATAACTACCGATACCGACCCGGTATCCTCGCAGGTGGCGCAAATGGTGCAAAACATGCTGAAACCGGCGGGCATAAACGTCAGCCTGCAAAAAGTCGATTTTGGCACGATGCTGGACAACGCCACCAAAGGCCTTGACGATGCCTCGTTCATTAACTGGAGCGGCCGCATAGACCCTGACCAGAACGCGTATGACCGTTTTGTGACCAACGGTTCCGTAAATTTCATGAAATACAGCAACCCGGAAATGGACAAATTGCTGGACGCGTCCCGTAAAGAAACGGACACCGCCAAACGCAAGGCGCTCTATGACCAGGTGGTCGCCTTGGCGATCAAGGATTCCCCTTATATATTCTTCTATCACGAACATAACATTTTCGGCGCGCTGAAAACGGTCAAAGGGTTCATTCCGGTTTCGGACGGCATGATCCGCACGGTCAACCTCAGCAAATAA